A genomic window from Flavobacterium phycosphaerae includes:
- a CDS encoding M48 family metallopeptidase: protein MMKKTLLQGLIIVAGFFLIWFGFSQLDFMKFFKVNERTQHMESKLGDMIWSQLEDNEEIIRNDTILKTLDKLINPICEANNIERDSLKIYIIKKDEINAFALPNNYLVVYSGLIEDCKRQEALQGVLGHEIGHIEKNHVMKKLSKEIGYSVLLTAAGGSKGGQMAREILKTLSSSAYDRKLEKEADITSVKYMMKAHINPKPMADFMYQMAQDNKMPEGFGWIADHPESEERARYILDYIKGKKLENKTSITEKDWKAFQEQVAKE from the coding sequence ATGATGAAGAAAACACTTTTACAAGGATTGATTATCGTAGCGGGATTTTTCCTGATTTGGTTTGGGTTTTCCCAATTGGATTTCATGAAGTTCTTCAAAGTTAATGAAAGAACCCAACACATGGAAAGCAAATTGGGCGATATGATTTGGTCACAACTGGAAGATAATGAAGAAATCATTCGGAATGATACCATTCTGAAAACATTGGATAAATTGATAAATCCTATCTGTGAAGCCAATAACATTGAGCGGGATTCGCTGAAAATATACATTATCAAAAAAGACGAAATCAATGCTTTTGCCTTACCCAATAACTATTTGGTAGTATACAGCGGATTGATTGAAGATTGCAAACGACAAGAAGCGTTACAAGGAGTGCTTGGTCACGAAATTGGTCATATCGAAAAGAACCATGTGATGAAAAAGCTGTCTAAAGAAATAGGCTATTCGGTATTGTTAACGGCTGCCGGTGGGAGCAAAGGAGGGCAAATGGCTCGAGAAATACTCAAAACCTTATCCTCTTCTGCCTATGACCGTAAACTGGAAAAAGAAGCCGATATCACTAGTGTAAAGTATATGATGAAAGCGCATATCAACCCCAAGCCGATGGCGGATTTTATGTACCAAATGGCGCAGGATAACAAAATGCCGGAAGGATTTGGTTGGATTGCCGACCATCCGGAATCAGAGGAAAGAGCCCGCTATATTCTGGATTACATCAAAGGCAAAAAACTGGAAAACAAAACCTCTATTACTGAAAAAGACTGGAAAGCGTTTCAGGAACAAGTGGCGAAAGAATAA
- a CDS encoding VOC family protein, translated as MSNKDLKRVTGLGGFFFKCEDPNAISEWYKNHLGIPAGPYGWSFEWKDKDGNDGTTQWSPFAANTKYFSPSDKPFMMNYRVHDLEALLNVLKEEGVTIVGEMESYAYGKFGWILDPEGNKIELWEPVDSEL; from the coding sequence ATGAGCAATAAAGACCTCAAAAGAGTAACCGGTTTGGGCGGTTTTTTCTTCAAATGCGAAGACCCTAACGCCATTAGCGAATGGTATAAAAATCATCTCGGCATTCCGGCCGGCCCTTACGGCTGGTCATTTGAATGGAAAGATAAAGACGGTAACGACGGAACCACCCAATGGTCGCCTTTTGCCGCAAACACCAAGTATTTTTCGCCAAGCGATAAACCTTTTATGATGAACTACAGAGTGCACGACTTAGAAGCCTTGTTGAACGTTCTAAAAGAAGAAGGCGTAACCATAGTCGGAGAAATGGAATCGTACGCCTATGGAAAATTTGGCTGGATACTTGACCCTGAGGGTAATAAAATTGAACTTTGGGAACCTGTTGACAGTGAACTCTAG
- a CDS encoding exodeoxyribonuclease III: protein MRIISYNVNGIRAAISKGFLNWLQQANPDVICLQEIKATPDQIPLIDVEISGYPYHYWFPATKKGYSGVAILSKVKPNNVVFGTGIPHMDFEGRNLRVDFDDFSVMSLYLPSGTNIERLDHKFMYMDDFQQYINELKKEIPNLIICGDYNICHEAIDIHDPVRNKTVSGFLPQERAWLDGFMKSGFIDTFRFFNKEPHHYSWWSYRANARANNKGWRIDYCLASEPLRNRLTRAVILPEAKHSDHCPVLVEIE from the coding sequence ATGAGAATTATTTCTTATAATGTAAACGGTATCCGCGCCGCCATTTCGAAAGGATTTTTGAACTGGTTGCAACAGGCCAACCCCGATGTGATTTGCCTTCAGGAGATAAAAGCCACTCCCGATCAGATTCCGTTAATCGATGTGGAGATATCGGGTTATCCCTATCACTATTGGTTTCCGGCTACCAAAAAAGGCTACAGTGGTGTGGCTATTTTATCTAAAGTAAAACCCAACAATGTAGTTTTCGGTACCGGCATTCCGCACATGGATTTTGAAGGAAGAAACCTGAGAGTCGATTTTGACGACTTCTCGGTGATGAGTTTGTACCTGCCTTCGGGGACCAACATAGAGCGTTTAGACCACAAGTTTATGTATATGGATGACTTTCAGCAATACATCAACGAGTTGAAAAAAGAAATTCCGAACTTGATTATTTGCGGAGATTACAATATTTGTCACGAAGCTATCGATATTCACGACCCCGTCCGCAACAAAACCGTTTCCGGATTTTTACCTCAAGAACGCGCTTGGTTGGATGGCTTTATGAAAAGCGGCTTTATTGATACCTTCCGCTTTTTTAACAAAGAACCTCACCACTACAGTTGGTGGAGTTACCGCGCCAACGCCCGTGCCAACAACAAAGGATGGAGAATTGATTACTGCTTGGCCAGCGAACCGTTAAGAAACCGACTGACCAGAGCCGTGATATTGCCCGAAGCCAAACATTCAGACCATTGCCCGGTCTTGGTAGAAATTGAGTAA
- a CDS encoding T9SS sorting signal type C domain-containing protein, with translation MKKLLLPYILLLLFFLGTIGGQAQTKKVVTQGLTSGGTTSAKSTNTVNLVTTTWSNGAWSNGTPDFTMDAVISDAFTSAGTSIDANSLTVNNSANVVISSGDTVSLTEGLTVETGSLVVFNNDANLIQDGTTNTNTGAIIIKRNSSLLKRLDYTLWASPVAGTQTLLGFSPQTSNVGPTNIRFYTYNTDTNVYDITDPTTTTFANATGYMIRMPNNHPATTPTLWTGQFVGVPNNGDYTYTMVDSGEGNRFNLVGNPYPSPIDATTFVTANSDNITGTLYFWRKTNGTANAAYCTWSTLGFVTNEDPQAVDPNGVIQTGQGFLVEATGNGTDLNFDNTMRIFNHDNQFFKTTAIVEKNRIWLNASNANGAFSQTLVGYISNATQGVDASIDGKSMNDGAVSLTSLIGTTPYTIQGRALPFDAADTVPLNFKVTTAGEYTIAIDHVDGLFLENQPIYLKDNTTGTVHDLQTGGYTFSSAAGTFDSRFQMIYQTPLAVTNPAFNANQVMIYKMANELVINAGNVKLASVTIFDIQGRVLLEKKAINATQTTITSDSTNQVLLVQLTSEDGTKVTKKVIR, from the coding sequence ATGAAAAAATTATTACTACCTTATATTTTACTATTACTGTTCTTCCTGGGAACTATTGGAGGGCAGGCACAAACTAAAAAGGTTGTTACCCAAGGGTTGACTTCCGGAGGAACCACTTCTGCAAAATCAACTAATACGGTCAATTTGGTTACGACCACGTGGAGCAATGGTGCTTGGAGCAATGGTACCCCAGATTTTACCATGGATGCTGTGATTTCCGACGCTTTTACTTCGGCCGGAACCAGTATTGATGCCAATTCATTAACCGTAAACAACAGTGCTAACGTGGTGATTTCTTCAGGCGATACTGTTAGTTTAACCGAAGGACTGACGGTTGAAACAGGAAGTTTGGTTGTCTTTAATAATGATGCCAATTTGATTCAGGATGGCACTACCAATACCAACACAGGAGCCATTATCATCAAACGCAACAGTTCGCTGTTGAAACGATTAGATTATACTTTGTGGGCTTCACCGGTTGCCGGTACCCAAACCTTATTAGGCTTTTCCCCGCAAACCTCCAATGTTGGACCAACCAATATCCGTTTCTATACTTACAATACGGATACTAATGTTTATGATATAACCGATCCTACTACTACCACTTTTGCTAATGCTACCGGTTATATGATCCGAATGCCAAACAATCATCCGGCTACTACCCCAACACTTTGGACGGGTCAGTTTGTGGGCGTTCCTAATAACGGCGACTATACTTATACTATGGTAGACAGTGGAGAAGGGAACCGCTTTAATTTGGTTGGAAACCCTTATCCGTCACCCATAGATGCGACTACTTTTGTAACCGCCAACAGCGATAACATTACCGGGACACTTTATTTTTGGAGAAAAACGAATGGTACAGCCAATGCTGCTTATTGCACCTGGTCTACCTTAGGCTTTGTAACCAATGAAGACCCTCAGGCAGTTGACCCGAATGGAGTTATACAAACCGGACAAGGGTTTTTAGTAGAAGCCACCGGAAACGGAACGGATTTAAATTTTGATAATACCATGCGAATCTTCAATCACGACAACCAGTTTTTTAAAACCACGGCTATCGTTGAAAAAAACCGTATCTGGTTGAATGCTTCGAATGCTAACGGTGCTTTTTCACAAACATTAGTGGGGTATATTTCAAATGCCACCCAAGGAGTGGATGCCTCAATAGACGGGAAATCAATGAACGATGGTGCCGTCTCTTTAACTTCTTTAATAGGGACCACCCCTTATACTATTCAGGGAAGAGCATTGCCGTTTGATGCAGCCGATACGGTTCCGTTAAATTTTAAAGTGACTACTGCCGGCGAGTATACCATTGCGATTGACCATGTTGACGGCTTGTTTTTAGAAAACCAACCTATCTATTTAAAAGACAATACTACCGGAACGGTTCATGATTTGCAGACCGGAGGTTACACTTTTTCTTCTGCTGCAGGAACTTTTGATTCCCGTTTTCAAATGATTTACCAAACTCCCTTGGCAGTAACCAACCCTGCTTTTAATGCCAATCAGGTGATGATTTATAAAATGGCTAACGAGTTAGTCATCAATGCCGGAAATGTGAAACTGGCTTCGGTTACCATTTTTGATATACAAGGAAGAGTACTGTTGGAGAAAAAAGCTATTAATGCCACCCAAACGACTATTACTAGTGATTCTACCAATCAAGTACTTTTAGTGCAGTTAACTTCCGAAGACGGAACAAAGGTTACCAAAAAAGTAATCCGATAA
- a CDS encoding DUF4870 domain-containing protein: MIQETTFTYKPSEHESEKASNSYLMSLVALIAGLPLPIINLLATFFFYLANRKGTYYVRWHCTQALFSQLALLGINSASFWWTVSILFTEERVSNQYFAYIFTVIVFNLLEIISTVYAAVQTRKGKHIQFLFFGNITNLICRP, from the coding sequence ATGATACAAGAAACCACTTTTACTTATAAACCCAGCGAACACGAAAGCGAAAAAGCCTCCAACAGCTATTTGATGTCTTTGGTGGCGCTTATTGCCGGTTTGCCTTTGCCGATTATTAATTTATTGGCAACTTTTTTCTTTTATTTAGCCAACCGCAAAGGCACTTACTATGTGCGGTGGCATTGTACACAAGCGTTGTTTTCGCAGTTAGCATTGTTGGGCATTAACAGTGCCAGCTTCTGGTGGACCGTTTCCATACTGTTTACCGAGGAAAGAGTAAGCAATCAATATTTTGCTTACATATTTACGGTAATCGTTTTCAATTTATTGGAGATTATCTCAACCGTTTATGCTGCGGTGCAAACCCGAAAAGGAAAGCACATACAGTTCTTGTTTTTTGGCAATATTACTAACTTAATCTGTAGACCCTGA
- a CDS encoding DUF2752 domain-containing protein, with amino-acid sequence MCIIKNVTGYPCPSCGTTRAVLLLTEGKIKESILLNPFGLLVAGIMTVFPVWILIDIVLKKETFYTAYKKTETVLRKPWLATLLIALVLLNWIWNLYKQL; translated from the coding sequence GTGTGTATCATCAAAAATGTGACGGGGTATCCTTGTCCATCTTGTGGTACTACCCGAGCTGTTTTATTACTTACGGAAGGTAAAATCAAAGAATCAATACTACTGAATCCTTTTGGCTTACTGGTGGCAGGCATCATGACCGTTTTTCCGGTTTGGATTTTAATCGATATCGTTTTAAAAAAGGAAACCTTTTATACGGCTTATAAAAAAACAGAAACAGTACTCAGAAAACCATGGCTCGCCACGCTGTTAATAGCGTTGGTGCTACTCAATTGGATTTGGAATTTATACAAACAGTTATGA
- a CDS encoding GNAT family N-acyltransferase, with translation MGLVTAKEVAKAINADKYGVFGTFCGWLLMKALKISTLNKIYDRNKHLSEVEFLNAILDEFQIKFEIPEEDFKRLPKDGAYITISNHPLGGIDGILLLKLMLEREPNFKIIANFLLHRIEPMKPYIMPVNPFENHKDAKSSVIGIKETLRHLSDGKPLGMFPAGEVSTYKDGQLVVDKDWEEGAIKVIRKAQVPVVPIYFHAKNSRFFYLLSKINPTLRTAKLPSELLTQKDRVIKVRIGKPISVAEQNEHKSIEEYSEFLRKKTYMLANSFNTGNNIFDPQNLNLNLKPHKNPKQIVKPANHDKILEEIAALKDSDYRLLQSKNYLVFLVPADNIPNILHEIGRLREITFREIGEGTNESIDLDRCDSYYHHMFLWDDEAEQIAGAYRMGLGSEIFPKYGIEGFYLQDLFRFEPELYDMMQHSIEMGRAFIVNEYQQKPMPLFLLWKGIVHTTLRYPEHKYLIGGVSISNQFTEFSKSLMIEFMKSHYYDPYVAQYIHPKKEFKVKLKDADKDFVFNETEADLNKFDKIIDEVEPGNLRLPVLIKKYIKQNARVVAFNVDPMFNNAVDGLMYIRIADLPESTVKPVMEEFQAELERKEKHYK, from the coding sequence ATGGGTTTAGTCACTGCCAAAGAAGTTGCAAAAGCAATAAATGCTGATAAATACGGGGTTTTCGGAACTTTTTGCGGCTGGTTACTAATGAAAGCGTTAAAGATTTCAACCTTAAACAAAATTTACGACCGCAACAAACATTTAAGCGAAGTAGAGTTCCTGAATGCCATCTTGGATGAGTTTCAAATTAAATTTGAGATTCCCGAAGAAGATTTCAAACGATTACCCAAAGACGGGGCTTATATTACCATCTCCAACCATCCGCTGGGAGGTATTGACGGGATTTTGTTGTTGAAATTAATGTTGGAGCGCGAGCCTAACTTTAAGATTATTGCCAACTTCTTACTGCACCGCATCGAACCGATGAAGCCGTACATCATGCCGGTCAATCCGTTTGAAAACCATAAAGATGCCAAATCAAGTGTCATCGGAATCAAAGAAACATTGCGTCATTTGAGCGATGGCAAACCACTGGGCATGTTTCCTGCCGGCGAAGTATCCACCTATAAAGACGGCCAATTAGTAGTAGACAAAGACTGGGAAGAAGGAGCGATTAAGGTGATTCGAAAAGCTCAGGTTCCGGTGGTTCCTATTTACTTTCATGCCAAGAACAGCCGCTTTTTTTATCTTTTGTCTAAGATAAATCCAACTTTGCGCACGGCTAAATTGCCCTCAGAATTGCTGACGCAAAAAGACCGTGTGATTAAAGTGCGTATCGGAAAACCTATTTCGGTAGCCGAACAAAACGAACACAAAAGCATAGAAGAGTATTCAGAGTTTTTAAGAAAGAAGACCTATATGTTGGCCAACTCCTTTAATACGGGCAACAATATTTTTGATCCTCAAAACCTGAATCTGAATTTAAAACCGCATAAGAATCCGAAACAAATTGTAAAACCGGCCAATCACGATAAGATACTGGAGGAAATTGCTGCTTTGAAAGACAGTGATTACCGCTTGCTGCAAAGCAAAAACTACTTGGTTTTTCTGGTTCCGGCGGACAACATCCCTAACATACTCCATGAAATCGGTCGCTTGCGCGAAATTACCTTTAGGGAAATTGGGGAAGGCACCAATGAGTCTATCGACTTAGACCGTTGCGATTCGTATTACCATCATATGTTTTTGTGGGATGACGAAGCCGAGCAAATTGCCGGAGCCTACCGCATGGGATTGGGTTCGGAGATTTTCCCGAAATACGGTATCGAAGGTTTCTATCTGCAGGATTTATTCCGATTTGAACCCGAGTTGTACGACATGATGCAGCACTCTATTGAAATGGGAAGGGCTTTTATTGTCAACGAATACCAGCAAAAGCCAATGCCGTTATTCCTGCTTTGGAAAGGGATAGTGCACACCACCTTACGCTATCCGGAGCACAAGTATTTGATTGGCGGAGTGAGCATCAGCAATCAATTTACGGAGTTCTCTAAATCGTTGATGATTGAGTTTATGAAGTCGCACTACTACGACCCGTATGTAGCGCAATACATTCACCCGAAAAAAGAATTCAAAGTAAAACTTAAAGATGCCGATAAGGATTTTGTCTTTAATGAAACGGAGGCGGACTTGAATAAGTTTGATAAAATTATTGACGAAGTGGAGCCGGGGAATTTGCGTTTACCGGTGTTAATCAAAAAATACATCAAGCAAAATGCGCGCGTGGTGGCGTTTAACGTAGACCCTATGTTCAACAATGCCGTTGACGGGTTGATGTACATTCGCATCGCTGATTTGCCCGAAAGCACCGTAAAACCGGTTATGGAGGAATTTCAAGCCGAACTGGAACGAAAAGAAAAGCATTATAAATAA
- a CDS encoding 2-hydroxyacid dehydrogenase, whose amino-acid sequence MSIPDTKILHIDSNHPLLWEQLEQAGFQNEADFTSTKTEVEAKIHNYHGVVIRSRFKIDKDFLDKAVNLKFIARVGAGLESIDIDYAQAKGIHLIAAPEGNRNAVGEHALGMLLSLMNKLNRADRLVRQGQWIREGNRGYELEGKTVGIIGYGNMGKAFAKKLRGFDVEVLCYDILPNVGDDNAKQVSLSALQAKADVLSLHIPWTPETDKMVNTNFINAFAKSFWFINTSRGKNVVTDDLVTALTSGKILGAGLDVLEYEKLSFENLFIDTEKPKAFEYLLQAENVLLTPHIAGWTYESHQKLAQTIVDKILQLQL is encoded by the coding sequence ATGTCCATACCAGACACCAAAATACTCCACATCGACAGCAATCATCCTTTGTTGTGGGAACAATTGGAACAAGCCGGTTTTCAAAATGAAGCCGATTTTACTTCCACTAAAACGGAAGTCGAAGCCAAAATCCACAACTATCACGGCGTGGTTATTCGAAGCCGCTTTAAAATTGATAAAGATTTTTTAGACAAAGCGGTTAACTTAAAATTCATTGCTCGCGTAGGGGCAGGATTGGAAAGTATTGACATTGACTATGCCCAAGCCAAAGGGATTCACCTTATTGCAGCACCCGAAGGCAACAGGAATGCGGTGGGCGAACATGCTTTGGGAATGTTGCTTTCCTTAATGAATAAACTCAATCGTGCCGATAGATTAGTGAGACAAGGCCAATGGATACGCGAAGGCAATCGTGGTTACGAGCTGGAAGGAAAGACCGTGGGGATTATCGGTTATGGCAATATGGGAAAAGCCTTTGCCAAAAAACTCAGAGGATTTGATGTAGAAGTGTTGTGTTATGATATTCTTCCGAATGTAGGTGATGACAATGCCAAGCAGGTTTCACTTTCAGCATTACAAGCGAAGGCGGATGTCCTTAGTCTGCACATTCCTTGGACTCCGGAAACCGATAAAATGGTCAATACTAATTTCATTAACGCTTTTGCAAAATCATTTTGGTTTATCAACACGTCAAGAGGGAAAAATGTAGTAACCGATGATTTAGTTACGGCTTTAACATCAGGAAAAATTTTAGGCGCCGGATTGGACGTGTTGGAATATGAGAAATTATCTTTTGAAAATTTATTCATTGACACCGAAAAACCCAAAGCTTTCGAGTATTTACTTCAGGCTGAAAATGTTTTATTAACGCCGCACATAGCCGGTTGGACCTATGAAAGTCATCAAAAATTGGCACAGACTATAGTTGACAAAATTTTACAACTACAATTGTAA
- a CDS encoding zinc-ribbon domain-containing protein yields the protein MKTICTNCQAENNSEATLCSACGYALPVPEVPKAEAELFNYKPKKKKNPIVILLFVVCFWAALFGIRTLLKPTVEDELAKVAENTNRGCPIQVDQYTRLVRVVAMPNKTIQYNYDLNEFTKAEVNIDTLKKYVFPSLLKNVKENPQAKVFRDNEITIKYKYKDKKGEVIAEYVITPKMYQ from the coding sequence ATGAAAACTATTTGTACCAATTGCCAAGCAGAAAACAATTCGGAGGCAACGCTTTGCTCAGCTTGTGGTTACGCATTGCCTGTGCCGGAAGTCCCGAAGGCGGAAGCTGAACTGTTCAACTATAAGCCTAAGAAAAAGAAGAATCCGATTGTGATACTGCTTTTTGTGGTTTGTTTTTGGGCGGCTTTGTTTGGTATTCGTACCTTGCTGAAGCCAACGGTTGAAGATGAATTGGCCAAAGTTGCTGAAAACACTAACAGAGGATGCCCTATTCAGGTAGATCAATACACCAGGCTGGTGAGAGTGGTTGCCATGCCCAACAAAACCATTCAGTACAATTATGACTTGAACGAGTTCACCAAAGCGGAAGTCAATATAGACACGTTGAAAAAATATGTTTTTCCGAGTCTTTTGAAAAATGTAAAAGAGAATCCGCAAGCAAAAGTATTCCGGGACAATGAAATCACTATTAAGTATAAATATAAAGATAAAAAAGGAGAAGTAATTGCCGAATATGTGATTACGCCCAAAATGTACCAATAA
- a CDS encoding OmpA family protein — translation MIKRLIFGVALLVLMSSCVSKKIYNDLENKYTDLKKENRSLQDENEELHKVNAQYDSINKALTAELSQLKAEKDKLQADCTATANNLKTLQDSYAALEKNSSDALETNLNKNRELLAQLEAKEKALAAEQDRLNKLKNDLASSTKRLNELESMIAAKDASMKKLKETLSKALNAFEGKGLTVEQKNGKVYVSMENKLLFQTGSWAVGTEGRKAVVEVGKVLAQNPDISVLIEGHTDNDKIFGAIGGGVENNWDLSTKRATAIVNILGENAGIQKKNLTAAGRGEFAPIMSNDTPEGKAKNRRIEIILTPKLDEISKMLNEF, via the coding sequence ATGATTAAAAGACTAATTTTTGGGGTAGCTCTACTGGTTTTGATGAGCTCTTGTGTTTCTAAAAAAATCTATAACGATTTAGAAAACAAGTACACCGATTTAAAGAAAGAAAACCGCAGTTTGCAGGATGAAAATGAAGAACTGCACAAAGTCAATGCCCAATACGACTCGATTAACAAGGCGTTGACGGCAGAACTGAGCCAGCTTAAAGCCGAGAAAGACAAACTCCAGGCAGATTGTACCGCTACGGCCAACAACCTTAAAACCCTACAGGATTCTTATGCTGCCTTAGAAAAAAACAGCAGCGATGCTTTAGAAACCAACCTGAACAAAAACCGCGAGTTATTGGCACAGTTAGAAGCCAAAGAAAAAGCCTTGGCGGCAGAGCAAGACCGTTTGAACAAACTGAAAAACGACTTAGCTTCGAGCACCAAAAGACTCAATGAGTTGGAGAGCATGATTGCGGCCAAAGACGCCAGCATGAAGAAATTGAAAGAAACCTTGTCTAAGGCTCTGAATGCTTTTGAAGGCAAAGGACTAACGGTAGAACAAAAGAACGGCAAGGTATACGTGTCAATGGAAAACAAACTGTTATTCCAAACCGGTAGCTGGGCCGTGGGTACCGAAGGAAGAAAAGCAGTGGTCGAAGTAGGCAAGGTATTGGCACAAAACCCCGATATATCCGTGCTTATAGAAGGGCATACCGACAATGATAAAATCTTTGGAGCCATTGGTGGCGGGGTCGAAAACAACTGGGATTTATCCACCAAAAGAGCCACAGCCATTGTCAATATCCTAGGCGAAAATGCAGGCATTCAAAAGAAAAATCTAACGGCTGCCGGTCGCGGTGAGTTTGCGCCTATCATGAGCAACGACACTCCCGAAGGCAAAGCCAAAAACAGAAGAATCGAAATTATATTAACGCCTAAGTTGGATGAAATTTCCAAGATGTTGAATGAGTTTTAG
- a CDS encoding REP-associated tyrosine transposase, with translation MSTKYKATTTEEAFFITITTVGWVDVFTRLNQKNSIINALQYCQQNKGLEIYAYCIMSNHIHLLCKATDGFVLSDVIRDFKKFTSKKIIQTIIEEPESRREWLLTYFQKACQHLKREQQYKVWQDGYHAELAKSNWFIKQKIHYIHNNPVKEKIVASPEDYYFSSARNYAGLANDLEVILLDLF, from the coding sequence ATGTCTACCAAGTATAAAGCTACCACTACAGAAGAAGCCTTTTTTATCACAATAACTACAGTAGGTTGGGTTGATGTTTTTACACGATTAAATCAAAAAAACAGCATTATCAATGCTTTGCAATATTGTCAGCAAAACAAAGGTTTAGAGATTTATGCCTACTGTATTATGAGTAACCATATTCATTTGCTTTGCAAAGCAACAGATGGATTTGTGTTATCTGATGTCATCAGAGATTTTAAAAAATTTACTTCCAAGAAAATTATACAAACTATTATCGAGGAGCCGGAAAGCAGAAGAGAATGGTTGTTGACATATTTTCAAAAAGCATGTCAACATCTAAAAAGAGAACAACAGTATAAAGTGTGGCAAGATGGTTATCATGCAGAATTGGCGAAGTCAAACTGGTTTATAAAACAAAAAATTCATTATATACATAACAATCCCGTGAAGGAAAAAATAGTTGCTTCGCCTGAGGACTATTATTTTAGTTCAGCAAGAAATTATGCTGGTTTAGCAAATGACTTGGAGGTTATTTTGCTGGATTTGTTTTAA
- a CDS encoding TM2 domain-containing protein — MESQKVDMFMMSNAKYFEGHHLNAIREKLLSLDDSKWGMVQTLQFKDPTTSIIVSLLGGGLGIDRFMIGDTGMGIGKLLTCGGLGIWTIIDWFLIMGATREKNMELFQNSLY; from the coding sequence ATGGAATCACAAAAAGTTGACATGTTCATGATGTCGAATGCCAAATACTTTGAAGGACATCATCTGAATGCCATCAGAGAAAAATTATTAAGCTTGGACGACTCCAAATGGGGAATGGTACAAACACTCCAATTTAAAGACCCAACCACGAGCATTATCGTTTCTTTATTAGGAGGCGGTTTAGGAATCGACCGTTTTATGATTGGCGATACCGGAATGGGAATCGGGAAACTATTAACCTGTGGAGGTTTAGGAATTTGGACTATCATCGACTGGTTCCTGATTATGGGTGCTACGCGTGAAAAAAACATGGAGCTTTTCCAAAATTCACTATACTAA